A stretch of the Equus caballus isolate H_3958 breed thoroughbred chromosome X, TB-T2T, whole genome shotgun sequence genome encodes the following:
- the LOC106781075 gene encoding uncharacterized protein isoform X4 — MDSPGPKGRGLSRPSRGLETSGWEQIPPLALGGCSPPPFAGLLCTQRSPRLWKLLPCCGVYWILGSLRSSATDKCSRMAQHTLDPVTSSGQKLQHGGPPEVDAETEFIETPLSMSGWTLSPTASHGLVIKARGSPLSFPLSFELSFLYVPHAWVPSSAGKFLSICWPSEKF, encoded by the exons ATGGACTCCCCAGGCCCCAAGGGACGAGGGCTCAGCAGGCCCAGTCGGGGCCTGGAGACCAGCGGCTGGGAGCAG ATTCCTCCTCTGGCCCTCGGGGgctgctctcctcctccctttgcaggcctgctctgcaCTCAGCGTTCACCTAGACTCTGGAAGT TGTTACCTTGCTGTGGAGTGTATTGGATTCTGGGCTCTCTCCGCTCAAGTGCTACTGACAAATGCTCGAGAATGGCCCAGCACACCTTGGACCCAGTGACGTCCTCTGGTCAGAAACTCCAGCACGGAGGTCCTCCTGAAGTGGACGCGGAGACCGAGTTTATTGAGACTCCACTGTCAATGTCGGGTTGGACGCTGTCCCCAACAGCCTCCCACGGTCTG GTCATCAAAGCAAGAGGGTCACCCTTGTCCTTCCCCTTGTCCTTCGAATTGTCCTTCCTGTACGTGCCACACGCCTGGGTCCCCTCGTCTGCCGGGAAATTCCTCTCCATCTGCTGGCCCAGCGAAAAGTTCTGA
- the LOC106781075 gene encoding uncharacterized protein isoform X5: MDSPGPKGRGLSRPSRGLETSGWEQIPPLALGGCSPPPFAGLLCTQRSPRLWKLLPCCGVYWILGSLRSSATDKCSRMAQHTLDPVTSSGQKLQHGGPPEVDAETEFIETPLSMSGWTLSPTASHGLEMNRL; this comes from the exons ATGGACTCCCCAGGCCCCAAGGGACGAGGGCTCAGCAGGCCCAGTCGGGGCCTGGAGACCAGCGGCTGGGAGCAG ATTCCTCCTCTGGCCCTCGGGGgctgctctcctcctccctttgcaggcctgctctgcaCTCAGCGTTCACCTAGACTCTGGAAGT TGTTACCTTGCTGTGGAGTGTATTGGATTCTGGGCTCTCTCCGCTCAAGTGCTACTGACAAATGCTCGAGAATGGCCCAGCACACCTTGGACCCAGTGACGTCCTCTGGTCAGAAACTCCAGCACGGAGGTCCTCCTGAAGTGGACGCGGAGACCGAGTTTATTGAGACTCCACTGTCAATGTCGGGTTGGACGCTGTCCCCAACAGCCTCCCACGGTCTG gaaatgaatCGCCTGTGA
- the LOC106781075 gene encoding uncharacterized protein isoform X6 produces the protein MDSPGPKGRGLSRPSRGLETSGWEQIPPLALGGCSPPPFAGLLCTQRSPRLWKLLPCCGVYWILGSLRSSATDKCSRMAQHTLDPVTSSGQKLQHGGPPEVDAETEFIETPLSMSGWTLSPTASHGLIWD, from the exons ATGGACTCCCCAGGCCCCAAGGGACGAGGGCTCAGCAGGCCCAGTCGGGGCCTGGAGACCAGCGGCTGGGAGCAG ATTCCTCCTCTGGCCCTCGGGGgctgctctcctcctccctttgcaggcctgctctgcaCTCAGCGTTCACCTAGACTCTGGAAGT TGTTACCTTGCTGTGGAGTGTATTGGATTCTGGGCTCTCTCCGCTCAAGTGCTACTGACAAATGCTCGAGAATGGCCCAGCACACCTTGGACCCAGTGACGTCCTCTGGTCAGAAACTCCAGCACGGAGGTCCTCCTGAAGTGGACGCGGAGACCGAGTTTATTGAGACTCCACTGTCAATGTCGGGTTGGACGCTGTCCCCAACAGCCTCCCACGGTCTG ATCTGGGATTGA
- the LOC106781075 gene encoding uncharacterized protein isoform X3, translated as MDSPGPKGRGLSRPSRGLETSGWEQIPPLALGGCSPPPFAGLLCTQRSPRLWKLLPCCGVYWILGSLRSSATDKCSRMAQHTLDPVTSSGQKLQHGGPPEVDAETEFIETPLSMSGWTLSPTASHGHQSKRVTLVLPLVLRIVLPVRATRLGPLVCREIPLHLLAQRKVLTGTF; from the exons ATGGACTCCCCAGGCCCCAAGGGACGAGGGCTCAGCAGGCCCAGTCGGGGCCTGGAGACCAGCGGCTGGGAGCAG ATTCCTCCTCTGGCCCTCGGGGgctgctctcctcctccctttgcaggcctgctctgcaCTCAGCGTTCACCTAGACTCTGGAAGT TGTTACCTTGCTGTGGAGTGTATTGGATTCTGGGCTCTCTCCGCTCAAGTGCTACTGACAAATGCTCGAGAATGGCCCAGCACACCTTGGACCCAGTGACGTCCTCTGGTCAGAAACTCCAGCACGGAGGTCCTCCTGAAGTGGACGCGGAGACCGAGTTTATTGAGACTCCACTGTCAATGTCGGGTTGGACGCTGTCCCCAACAGCCTCCCACG GTCATCAAAGCAAGAGGGTCACCCTTGTCCTTCCCCTTGTCCTTCGAATTGTCCTTCCTGTACGTGCCACACGCCTGGGTCCCCTCGTCTGCCGGGAAATTCCTCTCCATCTGCTGGCCCAGCGAAAAGTTCTGACAGGAACATTCTAG
- the LOC106781075 gene encoding uncharacterized protein isoform X1 translates to MDSPGPKGRGLSRPSRGLETSGWEQIPPLALGGCSPPPFAGLLCTQRSPRLWKLLPCCGVYWILGSLRSSATDKCSRMAQHTLDPVTSSGQKLQHGGPPEVDAETEFIETPLSMSGWTLSPTASHGLAQARNEAAPAASQTSGQPGSSAVYLALPRQLENSVTALPCTSSDSHVREQGPRCPALLVAVTAHIRFLLRTSSHAHRGQGPACFSMQGKRALTGSRLSTTWTALPSHPGNSAHASHPSDFAKPRRGCPPWGYSSERKGQSLLSRSARLRMPDLEWETSLQFFLESSSFCCGRELQNISQ, encoded by the exons ATGGACTCCCCAGGCCCCAAGGGACGAGGGCTCAGCAGGCCCAGTCGGGGCCTGGAGACCAGCGGCTGGGAGCAG ATTCCTCCTCTGGCCCTCGGGGgctgctctcctcctccctttgcaggcctgctctgcaCTCAGCGTTCACCTAGACTCTGGAAGT TGTTACCTTGCTGTGGAGTGTATTGGATTCTGGGCTCTCTCCGCTCAAGTGCTACTGACAAATGCTCGAGAATGGCCCAGCACACCTTGGACCCAGTGACGTCCTCTGGTCAGAAACTCCAGCACGGAGGTCCTCCTGAAGTGGACGCGGAGACCGAGTTTATTGAGACTCCACTGTCAATGTCGGGTTGGACGCTGTCCCCAACAGCCTCCCACGGTCTG GCCCAAGCCAGGAACGAGGCAGCTCCTGCTGCATCACAAACCTCCGGGCAGCCGGGATCCAGCGCTGTCTATCTGGCCCTGCCCAGGCAGTTGGAGAACAGTGTCACGGCCCTGCCTTGCACATCTTCAGACAGCCACGTCCGGGAACAGGGCCCTCGGTGCCCAGCACTTTTGGTGGCAGTCACAGCCCACATCAGGTTCCTTCTCAGAACCAGTTCACATGCCCACAGAGGCCAGGGCCCTGCCTGCTTCTCCATGCAGGGCAAGAGAGCCCTCACTGGCAGCAGACTGAGTACAACCTGGACCGCTCTGCCTTCTCATCCAGGTAATTCTGCTCATGCTTCTCATCCCAGTGATTTTGCAAAACCCAGAAGAGGGTGCCCcccctggggatacagcagtgaacggAAGGGGCAGAGCCTGCTCTCAAGGAGTGCCCGTCTGAGGATGCCAGATCTGGAATGGGAGACAAGCCTTCAATTCTTCCTCGAATCCTCATCCTTTTGCTGTGGCAGGGAATTGCAGAATATTTCCCAATAG
- the LOC106781075 gene encoding uncharacterized protein isoform X2: protein MNAGPEIPPLALGGCSPPPFAGLLCTQRSPRLWKLLPCCGVYWILGSLRSSATDKCSRMAQHTLDPVTSSGQKLQHGGPPEVDAETEFIETPLSMSGWTLSPTASHGLAQARNEAAPAASQTSGQPGSSAVYLALPRQLENSVTALPCTSSDSHVREQGPRCPALLVAVTAHIRFLLRTSSHAHRGQGPACFSMQGKRALTGSRLSTTWTALPSHPGNSAHASHPSDFAKPRRGCPPWGYSSERKGQSLLSRSARLRMPDLEWETSLQFFLESSSFCCGRELQNISQ, encoded by the exons ATGAATGCTGGCCCTGAG ATTCCTCCTCTGGCCCTCGGGGgctgctctcctcctccctttgcaggcctgctctgcaCTCAGCGTTCACCTAGACTCTGGAAGT TGTTACCTTGCTGTGGAGTGTATTGGATTCTGGGCTCTCTCCGCTCAAGTGCTACTGACAAATGCTCGAGAATGGCCCAGCACACCTTGGACCCAGTGACGTCCTCTGGTCAGAAACTCCAGCACGGAGGTCCTCCTGAAGTGGACGCGGAGACCGAGTTTATTGAGACTCCACTGTCAATGTCGGGTTGGACGCTGTCCCCAACAGCCTCCCACGGTCTG GCCCAAGCCAGGAACGAGGCAGCTCCTGCTGCATCACAAACCTCCGGGCAGCCGGGATCCAGCGCTGTCTATCTGGCCCTGCCCAGGCAGTTGGAGAACAGTGTCACGGCCCTGCCTTGCACATCTTCAGACAGCCACGTCCGGGAACAGGGCCCTCGGTGCCCAGCACTTTTGGTGGCAGTCACAGCCCACATCAGGTTCCTTCTCAGAACCAGTTCACATGCCCACAGAGGCCAGGGCCCTGCCTGCTTCTCCATGCAGGGCAAGAGAGCCCTCACTGGCAGCAGACTGAGTACAACCTGGACCGCTCTGCCTTCTCATCCAGGTAATTCTGCTCATGCTTCTCATCCCAGTGATTTTGCAAAACCCAGAAGAGGGTGCCCcccctggggatacagcagtgaacggAAGGGGCAGAGCCTGCTCTCAAGGAGTGCCCGTCTGAGGATGCCAGATCTGGAATGGGAGACAAGCCTTCAATTCTTCCTCGAATCCTCATCCTTTTGCTGTGGCAGGGAATTGCAGAATATTTCCCAATAG